Proteins encoded by one window of Lycium barbarum isolate Lr01 chromosome 11, ASM1917538v2, whole genome shotgun sequence:
- the LOC132617059 gene encoding 2S seed storage albumin protein-like — protein sequence MAKLSLAAALLLCLLAVASANSFTITVTEDDIDNPSQSCQEQIQRQRLNHCRMYLSRSRQYELSMVTDEDKSNQAQEHLQQCCQELRNMDTQCRCQALRRMVSQERGTQGQQAEHMLGRARYLPRMCNIQPTQCHF from the exons ATGGCCAAGCTTTCACTTGCTGCAGCTCTTTTGCTGTGCTTGTTAGCCGTTGCAAGTGCTAACAGCTTCACCATCACCGTGACGGAGGACGATATCGACAATCCGTCACAAAGTTGCCAAGAACAGATCCAGAGGCAGAGGCTCAACCACTGCAg GATGTACCTTTCAAGAAGCCGCCAATATGAGTTGAGCATGGTGACAGATGAAGACAAGAGCAACCAAGCACAGGAGCATCTCCAACAGTGCTGCCAGGAATTGAGGAACATGGACACTCAATGCCGCTGTCAGGCACTTAGGAGGATGGTGTCGCAAGAGCGCGGCACCCAAGGCCAACAGGCGGAGCACATGTTAGGGAGAGCTCGTTACCTTCCCCGTATGTGCAACATCCAGCCTACTCAGTGTCATTTCTAA
- the LOC132617571 gene encoding 2S seed storage albumin protein-like isoform X2, translated as MAKISLVAALLLCLLAVATANTFTVTVTEDDMENQGSQRCQEQIQRQRMYLSRSCQYELSIVTDDDESNQAQEHLQQCCQELRNMDTQCRCQALRRMVSQEQGTQGHEAERMLGRARYLPRMCNIQPTQCRF; from the exons ATGGCAAAAATTTCACTTGTTGCAGCTCTTCTTTTGTGCTTGTTAGCCGTTGCAACTGCTAACACCTTCACAGTCACCGTGACGGAGGATGATATGGAAAATCAGGGGTCACAAAGGTGTCAAGAGCAGATCCAGAGGCAGAG GATGTACCTTTCAAGAAGCTGCCAATATGAATTGAGCATTGTGACAGATGACGATGAGAGCAACCAAGCACAGGAGCATCTCCAGCAATGTTGCCAGGAATTGAGGAACATGGACACTCAATGCCGCTGTCAGGCACTTAGGAGGATGGTGTCACAAGAGCAAGGCACCCAAGGCCATGAGGCAGAGCGCATGCTAGGGAGAGCTCGTTACCTTCCCCGTATGTGCAACATTCAGCCTACTCAGTGCCGCTTCTAA
- the LOC132617571 gene encoding 2S seed storage albumin protein-like isoform X1, with protein MAKISLVAALLLCLLAVATANTFTVTVTEDDMENQGSQRCQEQIQRQRLNHCRMYLSRSCQYELSIVTDDDESNQAQEHLQQCCQELRNMDTQCRCQALRRMVSQEQGTQGHEAERMLGRARYLPRMCNIQPTQCRF; from the exons ATGGCAAAAATTTCACTTGTTGCAGCTCTTCTTTTGTGCTTGTTAGCCGTTGCAACTGCTAACACCTTCACAGTCACCGTGACGGAGGATGATATGGAAAATCAGGGGTCACAAAGGTGTCAAGAGCAGATCCAGAGGCAGAGGTTGAACCACTGCAG GATGTACCTTTCAAGAAGCTGCCAATATGAATTGAGCATTGTGACAGATGACGATGAGAGCAACCAAGCACAGGAGCATCTCCAGCAATGTTGCCAGGAATTGAGGAACATGGACACTCAATGCCGCTGTCAGGCACTTAGGAGGATGGTGTCACAAGAGCAAGGCACCCAAGGCCATGAGGCAGAGCGCATGCTAGGGAGAGCTCGTTACCTTCCCCGTATGTGCAACATTCAGCCTACTCAGTGCCGCTTCTAA